The following are from one region of the Prionailurus bengalensis isolate Pbe53 chromosome A2, Fcat_Pben_1.1_paternal_pri, whole genome shotgun sequence genome:
- the SUGP2 gene encoding SURP and G-patch domain-containing protein 2 isoform X1: MSPPRAAAAAAAAGQRNMAARRIAQETFDAVLQEKANRYHMDPSGEAVGEALQFKAQDLLRTVPRARADMYDDIPSDSRYTLAGSVTHPRDTGRESLRGDVFPGPSFRSSNPSVSEDSFFRKECGRDLEFSHSDSRDQVFGHRKLGHFRSQDWKFALRGSWEQDFGHPVSQESPWSQEYSFGPSALLGEFGSSRLIEKECLEKESRDYDVDRPGETDSVLRGSGQVQGRGRGLNIVDQEGALLGKGETQGLLPSKGGVGKLVTLRSVSTKKVPTVNRITPKTQGTNQIQKTTSSPDVTLGTNPGTEDIQFPTQIPLGLSLKDIRLPRRKMSFDLIDKSDVFSRFGIEIIKWAGFHTIKDDVKFSQLFQTLFELETETCAKMLASFKCSLKPEHRDFCFFTIKFLKHSALKTPRVDNEFLNMLLDKGAVKTKNCFFEIIKPFDKYIMRLQDRLLKSVTPLLMACNAYELSVKMKTLSNPLDLAVALETTNSLCRKSLALLGQTFSLASSFRQEKILEAVGLQDLAPSPAAFPNFEDSTLFGREYIDHLKAWLVSSGCPLQVKKAEPEPTQDEEKTVPPTKPEVQATSPSGLSDAVPQRADHKVVDTIDQLVTRIVGGSLSPKERTLLKEDPAYWFLSDDSSLEYKYYKLKLAEMQRMSHTLPGADQKPTAAECAVRAMLYARAIRSLKKKLLPSRRRGLLRTQGLRGWKVRRATTGTQTLLSSGARLKHHARQAPGSLQGKLSQPDGNAAAKDCPPDPAGPSPGDPSPEASGPSPKLTGVEVPEAPQTSSPCPSADVDVKTMETAEKLARFVAQVGPEIEQFSIENSTDNPDLWFLHDQDSSAFKFYRKKVFELCPSICFTSSPLNLHAGESADSQESPHDPMEGEGEFEDDPPQHEAELESPEVMPEEEEEEDEEEEDEEEEEEGGEEASAPRGTSRPAGAAAKSECSEGSPPTDGLPSEAAEDGPAGAPALSQASSGACFPRKRVSSKSLKVGMIPAPKRLCLIQEPKVHEPVRIAYDRPRGRPVSKKKKPKDFDFAQQKLTDKNLGFQMLQKMGWKEGHGLGSCGKGIREPVSVGTASEGEGLGADGQERKEDTFDVFRQRMMQMYRHKRANK; this comes from the exons ATGTCCCCGCctcgcgcggcggcggcggcagcggcggcgg GTCAGAGAAACATGGCAGCTAGGCGAATTGCACAGGAGACTTTTGATGCTGTTTTGCAAGAAAAAGCTAACCGATATCACATGGACCCCAGTGGTGAGGCCGTAGGTGAAGCTCTTCAGTTTAAAGCTCAAG ATCTTCTAAGGACAGTCCCACGAGCCAGAGCAGATATGTATGATGACATTCCTAGTGACAGCAGATACACTCTGGCTGGATCTGTAACCCACCCTCGAGACACTGGGAGAGAAAGCCTGAGAGGTGATGTATTTCCAGGACCTTCTTTCAGATCAAGCAACCCTTCTGTAAGTGAAGACAGCTTCTTTCGCAAAGAATGTGGCCGGGATCTGGAATTTTCCCACTCTGATTCCCGAGACCAAGTTTTTGGCCACCGGAAATTGGGACATTTCCGTTCTCAGGACTGGAAATTTGCACTCCGTGGCTCTTGGGAACAAGACTTTGGCCACCCTGTTTCTCAAGAATCCCCCTGGTCGCAGGAGTATAGTTTTGGTCCTTCTGCACTACTGGGGGAATTCGGTTCCTCCAGGCTGATTGAGAAAGAGTGTCTGGAGAAAGAAAGTCGGGATTACGACGTGGACCGTCCAGGGGagacagactctgtgctgaggggCAGTGGCCAAGTCCAGGGCAGAGGCCGGGGTCTAAACATCGTTGACCAGGAGGGGGCCCTTTTAGGAAAGGGGGAGACTCAGGGCCTCCTCCCATCTAAAGGGGGAGTTGGAAAGCTTGTCACACTAAGAAGTGTGAGTACGAAAAAAGTACCCACTGTAAACCGTATTACTCCCAAAACTCAGGGCACCAACCAAATCCAGAAAACCACCTCAAGTCCTGATGTGACCCTGGGGACGAACCCAGGGACAGAAGATATCCAGTTTCCTACTCAGATCCCTTTGGGGCTCAGTCTGAAGGATATTCGGCTCCCCAGAAGAAAGATGAGCTTTGACCTCATAGATAAGTCTGATGTTTTTTCGAGATTTGGGATAGAAATAATCAAATGGGCAGGATTCCACACCATAAAAGATGATGTTAAATTTTCCCAGCTTTTCCAGACTCTCTTTGAACTCGAAACCGAAACCTGTGCTAAAATGCTCGCTTCGTTCAAATGCTCCTTAAAACCAGAGCACagagatttttgcttttttactatCAAATTTTTAAAGCACTCTGCTTTGAAAACACCCAGAGTTGATAACGagtttttaaatatgcttttagaCAAAGGTGCTGTGAAGACCAAAAATTGCTTTTTTGAAATCATAAAGCCCTTTGACAAGTATATAATGAGGCTTCAAGACCGGCTTCTGAAGAGTGTCACACCCCTCCTCATGGCCTGCAATGCCTATGAGCTGAGTGTCAAAATGAAGACCCTCAGCAATCCCCTGGACTTGGCTGTTGCCCTGGAGACCACCAATTCTCTCTGCCGGAAATCTCTAGCCCTCTTGGGACAGACTTTCTCCTTGGCCTCTTCTTTCCGGCAAGAGAAAATCTTAGAAGCTGTCGGCCTCCAAGATCTAGCTCCCTCTCCTGCCGCGTTTCCAAATTTTGAGGACTCTACTCTGTTTGGAAGAGAGTACATCGATCACCTGAAGGCCTGGCTGGTCAGCAGTGGGTGTCCCCTCCAGGTCAAGAAAGCCGAACCCGAGCCAACCCAAGATGAGGAGAAAACGGTTCCTCCTACCAAACCCGAAGTCCAGGCCACGTCTCCAAGTGGGCTGAGTGATG CGGTTCCTCAGCGAGCAGATCACAAGGTGGTGGACACTATCGACCAGCTGGTCACACGTATTGTCGGAGGCAGCCTGTCTCCCAAAGAGAGAACTCTTCTCAAGGAGGACCCTGCTTACTG GTTTTTGTCTGATGATAGTAGTCTGGAGTATAAATATTACAAACTGAAGCTGGCAGAAATGCAGAGGATGAGCCATACCTTACCAGGAGCAGATCAAAAGCCCACAGCAGCAGAGTGTGCGGTCCGGGCCATGCTGTATGCTCGGGCAATCCGGAGCCTCAAGAAGAAGCTCCTCCCCAGCCGGCGGCGGGGGCTGCTCCGCACTCAAGGGCTCCGGGGCTGGAAGGTGAGGAGAGCAACCACTGGGACCCAGACCCTCCTGTCCTCGGGTGCCAGACTGAAACACCATGCCCGGCAGGCTCCAGGTTCGTTGCAGGGAAAGCTGTCCCAGCCAGATGGAAATGCTGCTGCCAAGGACTGCCCACCAGACCCAGCCGGACCCTCTCCTGGGGACCCCAGCCCAGAAGCCTCGGGCCCATCCCCCAAGCTAACAGGAGTGGAAGTCCCTGAAGCCCCTCAaacttcctctccctgcccatctGCTGACG TTGACGTCAAGACAATGGAGACTGCAGAGAAACTGGCCAGATTTGTTGCTCAGGTGGGACCAGAGATCGAACAATTCAGCATAGAAAACAGCACCGACAACCCTGACTTATG GTTTCTCCATGACCAAGATAGTTCAGCCTTCAAATTCTATCGGAAGAAAGTATTTGAACTATGCCCATCGATTTGTTTTACGTCATCTCCACTGAACCTCCACGCCGGGGAGAGTGCTGATTCTCAGGAGAGCCCCCATGACCCcatggaaggggaaggagagttTGAAGATGATCCCCCTCAGCACGAGGCTGAGCTGGAGAGCCCGGAGGTGAtgcctgaggaggaggaggaggaagacgaggaggaggaagacgaggaggaggaggaggaggggggcgaAGAGGCCTCCGCTCCTAGAGGGACCTCCAGGCCAGCAGGAGCGGCTGCCAAGTCTGAGTGCTCTGAGGGCAGCCCCCCCACAGATGGCCTCCCGAGCGAGGCAGCCGAAGATGGCCCAGCTGGTGCGCCTGCCCTGTCACAGGCCTCCTCGGGCGCCTGCTTCCCCCGAAAGAGGGTCAGCAGCAAGTCGTTGAAGGTTGGCATGATTCCAGCTCCCAAGAGGCTGTGTCTCATCCAGGAGCCCAAAG ttcatgagcCAGTTCGCATCGCCTATGACAGACCTCGGGGTCGTCCCGTGTCCAAAAAGAAG aaACCCAAGGACTTTGACTTTGCCCAGCAGAAGTTAACCGACAAGAACCTGGGGTTCCAGATGCTGCAGAAGATGGGCTGGAAGGAGGGCCATGGCCTAGGCTCCTGTGGGAAGGGCATCAGGGAACCCGTCAGCGT GGGAACTGCCTCGGAAGGGGAGGGGTTAGGTGCCGACGGGCAGGAGCGCAAGGAAGACACATTTGACGTGTTCCGTCAGAGGATGATGCAGATGTACAGACACAAACGGGCCAACAAATAG